Part of the Roseomonas sp. OT10 genome, GAAGGGAGGCCGGAAGCTAAGGGCAGCCAGACAGGGCGGCAACCGCCGCCATGACCAGTACAACGGGCTGTACCTTCACCATCGGGTGACGGGTCGCGGTCAGGCCCCGCGGTCCAGGGTGAAGAACGGCGTCTCCATCAGCTCCGGCTCGGCGAAGGCTTCCAGCCGCGCGCGGGCCTGGTCGATATCCTCGCGGAAGAAGTGCGCCGCCATGGCATGGGCGAGACGCTCCGCCCCCACCGACACGCCCGGCACGTCCGAGGCGATGGCGCCGAGGCTGGCCGCGGCGGCGTGGCTGAACAGGTGGATGCGCGAGAGGCCCGGGCAGGCGCCGGGCTCGCGCTCGGTCAGCGCGAAGCCGCCGTCGAGCCAGGGGAAGGCGGCGAGGGCGGCGCGCGCCTGCCCCGGAGGCGGGGCGTAGCGGTCGGCCCAGAGGGCGATCCGCGACGCCACGGCCGAGAGTTCGGGGACGCGCGCCATGTCCACCGCGAAGCCGGTGCCCAGGATCAGGAAGTCGGCCTCGGCGGTGCGGCCGCCTCCCAGGGTCAGCGACACCCCCTCCGGCCCGCGCCGGGCGGCAAGGATGGGGGTGGCGAAGTGGATGCGGAAGCCGGGGCTGCGCAGCGTGCGCAGGATCGTCTCGTGCGGGGGCGGGGCCTGCAGGTCGTGCATGTAGACGAGCAGGCGCCACTTCTCCTCCGGCGGCAGATCGGCCCAGCCCTCGAAGAAGCCGGGATTGGCGGAACCGCGGCCCTTGTTGACCTGCGGCAGCTCGCGGCGACGGACATACATGTCCACCCCGGCGGCCCCTGCCTCCAGCGCCGTGGCGGCGTTGTCCCAGGCCGAGGGGCCGGCGCCCATCACCGCCACCTGCCGCCCGCGCAGCGCCGCGAAGTCGATCGCCTCGTTGGTGTGGGCGGCGCGGTCGGGCCAGAGGGCGGGGTCGATCCCCGCGGGCAGCAGCACGCCGCCGGTGCCGCCACGGCCCGTGGCCAGGACGACGCGCCGGGCGAAGACCCGGCGCTCGGCGCCGTCCTCGCGCAGCGCCACCTCCACGAAGCCGTCATGAGGCAGGAGACGCAGCACCTCCACCCCGCTGCGCAGCGGCAGGGCGAGGGTGCGGCGGACCCAGGTGAGGTAGTCCTGCCAGACGCCGTTGGGGATCTTGTACAGCGCCTCCCAGGCCGCCTCGCCGAAGGCGGCCTCGTACCAGGCGCGGAAGGTCAGGGAGGGGATGCCCAGCGACACGCCCGGCAACTGCTTCGGGCTGCGCAGCGTCTCCATCCGGGCATAGGTGATCCAGGGCCCCTCCAGACCCTCCGGGGCGCGGTCCAGCATCAGGACGTTGCGCAGCCCCTTCAGGATCAGCGCCGCGGTGGCGGCGATGCCGTACATCCCGCCGCCCACCACCAGCACATCCGTCATCGGCACCCCGTCCGGCCCGGAAACCTCGGCGGTCCAGTTGGCCGGCGGCAGGCAAAGCAGGTCGAGGTCGCGGGCGACCTGGCGGGCGTGCGCGTCCGGCCCGGCCGGAGGAGGGAGGAGGTCGTTCATGCCGGGAGGGGCGCGAGGCTTCGCATGTGCAACATGCTAGCGCCGTTCGGCGCGCGGCGGGTAGGCATCGCGGGCACGGCAGCCACGCCTTCGGGCCGAGGCCGCAGGGAGCCGGCGCGACGGCTGGCGTCGGTCGGCGCGCCGCGCGGCCAGTGTCAGCCCAGCCGCACCCCCGCGCCGCCCTCCGCATCGGGTTCGAGGAAGCTGACCCCGGCTTCCTCCAGGGCGCGGCGGATCGCCGTGCCGGTGGCGCGTTGCAGCTCATGCTGCCCGCCCTCGAAGCTGCGGACCGTGCTGCGGCTGACCGCGGCGCGCTCGGCCAGCTGGTCCTGGGTCCAGTCGAGCAGCGCGCGGGCCGCACGGCATTGTTCCGGGGTAAGCGTCATCGCAGCCGCCATGGCAGGCTAGGTGGGGCATCGGCCTTTAAAGTCAATTCCGCCCGAAAAGGTTGAAATCGATCCTGCGCGGGTCATGTCTTGCCCACCCCGACGGTTCCAAGGAGGAGCGGGCCCGCGTGCCAGACCACAACACGCCGCTGATCGCCACCATCGCCGCGGGTCTGGTGCTCGCCTTCTTCTTCGGCCTGATCGCCCATCGCTTCCGCGTCTCCCCCCTGGTCGGCTACCTGCTGGCCGGGGTGGTGGTGGGGCCCTTCACCCCCGGCTTCGTCGCGGACATGTCCCTGGCGGCCGAACTGTCGGAGCTCGGCGTCATCCTGCTGATGTTCGCCGTCGGGCTGCATTTCTCGCTCAAGGACCTGATGTCGGTCCGCGCCATCGCCGTGCCGGGCGCGGTGGTGCAGATCGCGGCGGCGACGCTGATGGGCATGGGGCTGGCCTGGTGGCTGGGCTGGAGCCTGGCGGCGGGCTTCATCTTCGGCCTCGCCCTGTCCGTCGCCTCGACCGTGGTGCTGACCCGGGCGCTGCAGGAGCGCCGCCTGCTGGAGACCGAGCGCGGCCGCATCGCCGTCGGCTGGCTGGTCGTCGAGGATCTGGTGATGGTCCTCGCCCTGGTGCTGCTGCCGGCCATGGGGCAGGCCGCGGCGGGCGGGGCGGTCGCGCCCGTGGACATCGCCCTGGCACTGGGCATCACCGTCGCGAAGGTCGTGGCCTTCGTGGCGCTGATGCTGGTGGGCGGCCGGCGCGTGGTGCCCTGGATCATGCACTACGTCGCCCATACCGGCTCGCGCGAGCTGTTCCGCCTCGCCGTCTACGCGCTGGCGCTGGGGGTCGCCTTCGGCGCGGCGCAGCTCTTCGACGTCTCCTTCGCCCTGGGCGCCTTCTTCGCGGGCATGGTGATGGCCGAGAGTCCGCTGAGCCAGCGCGCGACGGAGGAGGCGCTGCCGCTGCGCGACGCCTTCGCCGTCCTGTTCTTCGTCTCCGTCGGCATGCTGTTCGACCCGGCGATCATGCTGACCCATCCCATCGCGGTGCTGGGCACCCTGCTGACCATCGTGGTCGGCAAGTCCCTCGCCGCCTGGGTCATCGTGCGCGCCTTCGGCCATCCCAACGCCACCGCGCTCACCATCTCAGCCAGCCTCGCGCAGATCGGCGAGTTCTCCTTCATCCTGGCCGGGATCGGCGTGGCGATGGGCGTGCTGCCGGATGACGGGCGCGACCTGATCCTGGCCGGGGCGATCCTGTCGATCTTCCTCAACCCCTTCATCTTCGCCGCCGTGGAGCGCCGTCGCGCCCGGGCCGTGCCTGTCCCTGCCATGCCGCCGCGCCCCACCGCCGGCACCTCCGCGCCGGATGCACCGTTGGCCCCGGCCGCCGTGGCCGTGACGGCCCCCGCGCCGCCTGTCCCGGACGCCCCGGCGGGGTCGGAGCAGTTGCCCGTGGCCCTGCGCGGCCATGACGTCGTGATCGGCTACGGGCGCGTCGGGCGGCTGGTGGGGCGTGGACTGCGCGCGGCCGGGCACAGCGTGCTGGTGACGGATGAGCGAACCGAGGCGCTGGAGGCGGCGCGGGCCGAAAGCTGCGAGATCATCCTCGGCAATGCGGCGGATTCGGCGGTACTGGGCTTGGCCAACCTGCCGGAAGCGCGGCGTCTCTTCGTCACGGTGCCGGAAGCCTTCGAGGCCGGGCAGGTGGTGGAGCAGGCGCGGCGGCTGAATCCGGGGCTGGAAATCGTGGCGCGCGCCCATTCCGATGCGGCGGTGGAACACCTGGACCGCCTGGGCGCGACGGTGACGGTGATGGGCGAACGCGAGATCGCGCGGCGAATGCTGGAGGAGGCTAAGACGCCGCAGGCCGGGACGGCAAGAGCGCAGGAGCCGACGCCCGGGCCGGAGTGACACCGACGGCGGGATGATCTGACCCGTTGTTCTGTGGTGTTCGGGCGGCGGACCGGGAGGGGACGCCGTCCCCTCCACGGACCCTCCCCTGCCGGGGCCACAAGCGGGCCCCGGACCCCGCTGGGAGTCTGGTGCTTCCGGTGGGCGTCAGCCTGCGAGCTGATCCCTGACGGCGCGCGGACAGGTGAGACTCTGAAGAAGCTTCAGAGGGCGTCAGCGAGTGCGGAGGCCGTGCTCGCCGAGGAGCCAAGCTCCTCGGCGCCACGACCCCGTCGCAGGCTGTCCCGCGGCAGCGTCGATCGGGTCCAGGGCCCGCAGGGTCCTGGCGGAGTGGGGGTACGGGGGCGAGGCGGAGCCTTGCCCCCGGGGAACGGGTACCGCTGGGGCGGATCAAGACATCGCACCGCCGTATGACACCGCGCATGACGGGGGTCCCCGGGGGACCGGCCCCGTATCCAACGATGCCGGATGCGAAGCTTGACGACCGAAGCCAAAAAGTTGCTAAATCGAAAATAAAATGCGCGGTCGTCCCAGGAAAGACAGATGCCATGCGCCCGATCATCGTTCTGGTCGGTGTCCTGCTGCCGCTGGGCGCGGCACCGGCCCAGCAGCTCCGCTCAGGCCCGTACCGGGCTGCTTACTGCACCCTCTTTGAACACCGGGACATGCAGGGAGCCAGGCTGCGCCTGCCGAACGGCGAGCGCGTGACCTTCAGCCGCAGCGATGTCGGGAACAGCGCTTGGCGGGAGGTTCCCAGCTGGAACGATGTCGCCTCATCCGCGACGATCGATCCCGGCTGCCATCTGCGGGTCTGGGAGCACGCGATGGCCAGCGGAGATTCGCGAATCTGGCATGGCGAGAGGCGCGGCTGGAACGTGAACTACTTCGGCGATCGGTGGAACGACCGGATATCCTCGGCGACCTGCCACTGCGACTGAGCAGCGGTCTGGGGCGAGGGGGGCACTGGCAGGGAAAATGGCGGACCCGATACGATTCGAACGTACGACCTTTGCCTTCGGAGGGAATATGGCTAGCTCCGCCAATAAGCGCAAGGAGCCGCCGATGTCCGCCTATCTCCCTGTAAACGCTAAACAATTTGCACTTCTTCTCCGCCAAAGCTACTCTTCTCCCCGCCACTGTTTTCGCCCGCGTGCTTACGTGGTGCTTACGCGAGAGGAAACGCTAGGGTCGGAGGAAGCCCATGCCTAAGCTCACGAAACGGGTCGTCGACGCCGCGGACAGTCGCGCGAAAGATTACGTCATTTGGGACGACGAACTGCCCGGCTTTGGCCTCCGAGTATTCGCATCCGGCAAGCGCAGCTATGTCATCCAGTACAGGCTCGGCAAGCGGTCGCGTCGCTTCACAATCGGATTGCACGGCGTCTGGACACCAGAGCGCGCTCGCCAAGAGGCGAAGGTCCAGTTGGGCAGGATCGCTCAAGGCGACGACCCGGCCGAAGAGAAGCAGCTCGACAGCAAGGCGATTACCGTTAAGGAACTGTGTGACCTTTACGTCGCCGATCTTAAAGCCGGCCTCATTCTTGGAAAGGGCGGGCGCCCCAAGAAAGCCAGCACCATTCTCTCCGACACGGGGCGCATCGAGCGCCACATCATTCCTCTGCTTGGTACGCACAGGGTCAAGGATCTGGTGAAAGCGGACATCACGAAGGCCCTGAAGGACATCATGGCCGGCAAGACCCGCTGCAGCGTCAAGACGAGAAAGCTTCGCGGTCGCGCTATCGTGCGAGGTGGAGCGGGCACAGCAACGCGCACCATCGGACTTTTTGGTGGAATACTGACCTATGCAGTCGAGGCTGGCATCATCGATACCAATCCAGCGCACGGTGTGAGGCGGCCGAAGGACAACGTGCGCGCACGACGGCTGAGCGAGGCCGAATATCGGTTGCTCGGCGAAATTCTCACGCAGGCTGCTGAGAATGAGAAGTATGAGCTATCGGTCGACATCATCCGCCAGCTTGCGCTGACAGGATGCCGCCGCACGGAGATGGTCACGCTTGCTTGGTCTGAAGCCGACACGAGCGCGAGCTGCCTCCGCCTCGTTGACAGCAAGGAAGGAAGCTCAATCCGTCCGATCGGCCTACCGGTCGTTGAATACCTGGAAGCTAGCCGGAGAACTCGCTCAGGAACCTACGTGTTTCCTGGACACGGCGACGACAACGCGTTCGGAAGCCTTCCTAACCACTGGGACCAGATCTTCAAAGCAACGCCGCTAGCCGACATCACACCACACGTCTTGCGGCACAGCTTTGCCAGCATTGCAAACGATCTCGGCTTTACCGAGGTCACTATCGCTGCTCTGGTCGGCCATTCGAAGGGCTCCGTCACCAGCAACTACATACACACGCTCGACACGGCGCTGATCATGGCCGCTGATACCATCTCCGGCTACATCCAAGGCCTCCTAGACGGCATTGAATTCAAACAAACTGCCTATGCCGTGGATCGGGATTCTCGGCGCGCAGCACTCGCTCGCTTCTTGCAGCAGGCTGCGGCAACGGACGCTGCCGGCGCGGCGAATGACGAGCAACGCGCCGCGGCGTAATGCTTAGCAAGTGGCGGTCGCACTCTAGACGAGGAATGCCGCCACTTGCATGTCAGAAAAACTTGCCTTATTTTCTGACATATGAAGACGCTAAACGCCTCAGTCCCCGACCGGCTCATGAAACGCGTCCGCGCCAGCGGACGTGGCAGCGTCTTCACGCCTAGCGACTTCCTCACAGTTGCCGCCCGCTCTTCTGTCGATCAGGCACTCTCCCGATTAGTGAAGGGCGGACAGCTCCGGCGGCTTGCGCGTGGGCTTTACGACTTTCCCAAGCTGCACCCGAAACTTGGGGCGTTGTCACCCGCGCCGGACGATGTCGCCCACGCTCTTGCGCGGGAGACCGGCTCGCAGGTGCAGATCTCCGGAGCGCGCGCAGCGAACGCGCTCGGCCTTTCGACCCAGGTCCCGGCACAAAGCACTTATCTGACCGACGGCCCGTCGCGGCGCGTCGTGCTGGGAAAGCGCGTCGTCGACCTTCGTCACGCCTCGCCCAAGCATCTGATCGCACCGGGCAGCCCCGCCGGGACGGTGGTTCAGGCGCTTCGTCATGTCGGCCCCGTTCGGGCGGCTGACGTCGCGCAGGTCGCGGCGCGCCGGCTTTCGGCCAACGACAAGAAGACGTTGGCCTCAACCGCCGTTCAAGCGCCCGCCTGGATGCGACCCACGCTCGTCTCGATTGCCCACGCAGCGGTGGCCGATATCGATGGATGATGTCGCCCGCCTTCCCACCGACGATCGTGCAGCTCTTTTCGGGGAGACCGGCGCCGGGCGGGGCGTCGCCAATACGATCATCGAAAAGGACTTCTGGGTATGTTGGAGCCTGAAGCGCCTGTTCGGTCTACCGAAGGGCACCACGGCAACCCTCGTTTTTAAGGGCGGCACGTCGCTCTCCAAAGCGTTCAACGCTATTCGCCGATTCTCCGAGGACATCGACTTGTCGTTCGACCGTTCCGAACTCGGATACACCGGCGAGCGCGACCCCGATAAGGAGGGGATCAGCAAGAAGCAGGCGGCTCGGCTGATCGACGACCTAGTCAGCGATGTCGAGCAGCACATCGCCGAGCGACTTCTGCCAGCGCTTCGCGCCGCGATCGTCGAACAACTCGGTGAGCCGACCGAAAGCGAGTGGTCGCTAGAGATAGACGCCGGTGACGCGCAGACCGTCAACTTCCACTATCCGACCGCGCTGCCTACCGCCGAATACGAAGGCATGGCCTACATCACGCCGCGCGTGAAATTCGAGCTCGGCGCGCGCGGCGATCCCTGGCCGACAGAGGAGAAAGTCATCCGCCCCTACGCGGCCGACGACTATCCAGACTTCTTCACCGATCCCGACACCAGCGTGACCGTGCTGTCAGCGAGGCGGACCTTCTGGGAGAAGGCGACCGCGCTCCATGCGGAGGCGCATCGCCCCGCCGGGTCACCCACGCCGCTGTATTTCTCGCGGCACTTTTATGACCTCGCCATGCTTCTCGAGACGGACGACGGCCAAGCCGCCGCTGCCGATCTCGGTTTGCTGGTGCAGGTAGCGCGCCACAAAGCCACGTTCTTTCGTTCGGGTTGGGCCAATTACGAAACGGCACGGCCAGGCACGCTCCAGCTCATGCCGGACGGCGCTCGGGCCAAAGATCTGCGAGCCGATTATCGGGCGATGATGCCGATGATGTTTGACCAGACACCGCTTTCATTCGACGACGTACTCGCGAGAATTGCCGCGCTTGAAAAAACGATCAACAGCTAACTCAAAGCTGTCCGCTGGGGAGAAAGGACATCAGTTCGATTAGATCAATAGACCTGCGCCTCATTGACGACCTCGTCGACTTCGTCCGGGGTCCCGGCTTCGTGCTGGATTTCTCCGATCCCAGCTTCTCGGACTTCTTTGCCTCAGAGCTCAAGGTCAACATAGACGATCCGAAATACTCGGCCAATGGAGGGTCAAAGGGCAAGCGCCTGCGCTATTTCTTGCAGACCTGCGACGATTCGACAGCCGTCCGCGCCTTGACCGCGCTCTGGGAGCATCGCTCCGAATATCTTGCCCGGTCGGGCGGAGCTGACCCCGTCGCGAATGCGGAGGCGCGGTATCAGGGACTGATAAACCGCCTTTCTGGCGGCGCCTCACCCCAACGTCCTGCGGCGAGCCCTTCGCCTCCCCCTGTCGATCGGCAAGCGGTCGCGAAGATTAAGTCCGACCTCCTTCGCGTCACCACGCTCGCACCTCATGCGCGCGGCTATGCCTTCGAAGGATTCCTGAAAGGCCTGTTCGACGCCTTTGG contains:
- a CDS encoding FAD/NAD(P)-binding protein, translating into MNDLLPPPAGPDAHARQVARDLDLLCLPPANWTAEVSGPDGVPMTDVLVVGGGMYGIAATAALILKGLRNVLMLDRAPEGLEGPWITYARMETLRSPKQLPGVSLGIPSLTFRAWYEAAFGEAAWEALYKIPNGVWQDYLTWVRRTLALPLRSGVEVLRLLPHDGFVEVALREDGAERRVFARRVVLATGRGGTGGVLLPAGIDPALWPDRAAHTNEAIDFAALRGRQVAVMGAGPSAWDNAATALEAGAAGVDMYVRRRELPQVNKGRGSANPGFFEGWADLPPEEKWRLLVYMHDLQAPPPHETILRTLRSPGFRIHFATPILAARRGPEGVSLTLGGGRTAEADFLILGTGFAVDMARVPELSAVASRIALWADRYAPPPGQARAALAAFPWLDGGFALTEREPGACPGLSRIHLFSHAAAASLGAIASDVPGVSVGAERLAHAMAAHFFREDIDQARARLEAFAEPELMETPFFTLDRGA
- a CDS encoding helix-turn-helix domain-containing protein, which gives rise to MTLTPEQCRAARALLDWTQDQLAERAAVSRSTVRSFEGGQHELQRATGTAIRRALEEAGVSFLEPDAEGGAGVRLG
- a CDS encoding cation:proton antiporter domain-containing protein, whose product is MPDHNTPLIATIAAGLVLAFFFGLIAHRFRVSPLVGYLLAGVVVGPFTPGFVADMSLAAELSELGVILLMFAVGLHFSLKDLMSVRAIAVPGAVVQIAAATLMGMGLAWWLGWSLAAGFIFGLALSVASTVVLTRALQERRLLETERGRIAVGWLVVEDLVMVLALVLLPAMGQAAAGGAVAPVDIALALGITVAKVVAFVALMLVGGRRVVPWIMHYVAHTGSRELFRLAVYALALGVAFGAAQLFDVSFALGAFFAGMVMAESPLSQRATEEALPLRDAFAVLFFVSVGMLFDPAIMLTHPIAVLGTLLTIVVGKSLAAWVIVRAFGHPNATALTISASLAQIGEFSFILAGIGVAMGVLPDDGRDLILAGAILSIFLNPFIFAAVERRRARAVPVPAMPPRPTAGTSAPDAPLAPAAVAVTAPAPPVPDAPAGSEQLPVALRGHDVVIGYGRVGRLVGRGLRAAGHSVLVTDERTEALEAARAESCEIILGNAADSAVLGLANLPEARRLFVTVPEAFEAGQVVEQARRLNPGLEIVARAHSDAAVEHLDRLGATVTVMGEREIARRMLEEAKTPQAGTARAQEPTPGPE
- a CDS encoding tyrosine-type recombinase/integrase, yielding MPKLTKRVVDAADSRAKDYVIWDDELPGFGLRVFASGKRSYVIQYRLGKRSRRFTIGLHGVWTPERARQEAKVQLGRIAQGDDPAEEKQLDSKAITVKELCDLYVADLKAGLILGKGGRPKKASTILSDTGRIERHIIPLLGTHRVKDLVKADITKALKDIMAGKTRCSVKTRKLRGRAIVRGGAGTATRTIGLFGGILTYAVEAGIIDTNPAHGVRRPKDNVRARRLSEAEYRLLGEILTQAAENEKYELSVDIIRQLALTGCRRTEMVTLAWSEADTSASCLRLVDSKEGSSIRPIGLPVVEYLEASRRTRSGTYVFPGHGDDNAFGSLPNHWDQIFKATPLADITPHVLRHSFASIANDLGFTEVTIAALVGHSKGSVTSNYIHTLDTALIMAADTISGYIQGLLDGIEFKQTAYAVDRDSRRAALARFLQQAAATDAAGAANDEQRAAA
- a CDS encoding DUF6088 family protein, whose amino-acid sequence is MKRVRASGRGSVFTPSDFLTVAARSSVDQALSRLVKGGQLRRLARGLYDFPKLHPKLGALSPAPDDVAHALARETGSQVQISGARAANALGLSTQVPAQSTYLTDGPSRRVVLGKRVVDLRHASPKHLIAPGSPAGTVVQALRHVGPVRAADVAQVAARRLSANDKKTLASTAVQAPAWMRPTLVSIAHAAVADIDG
- a CDS encoding nucleotidyl transferase AbiEii/AbiGii toxin family protein, with the translated sequence MDDVARLPTDDRAALFGETGAGRGVANTIIEKDFWVCWSLKRLFGLPKGTTATLVFKGGTSLSKAFNAIRRFSEDIDLSFDRSELGYTGERDPDKEGISKKQAARLIDDLVSDVEQHIAERLLPALRAAIVEQLGEPTESEWSLEIDAGDAQTVNFHYPTALPTAEYEGMAYITPRVKFELGARGDPWPTEEKVIRPYAADDYPDFFTDPDTSVTVLSARRTFWEKATALHAEAHRPAGSPTPLYFSRHFYDLAMLLETDDGQAAAADLGLLVQVARHKATFFRSGWANYETARPGTLQLMPDGARAKDLRADYRAMMPMMFDQTPLSFDDVLARIAALEKTINS
- a CDS encoding restriction endonuclease, which translates into the protein MLDFSDPSFSDFFASELKVNIDDPKYSANGGSKGKRLRYFLQTCDDSTAVRALTALWEHRSEYLARSGGADPVANAEARYQGLINRLSGGASPQRPAASPSPPPVDRQAVAKIKSDLLRVTTLAPHARGYAFEGFLKGLFDAFGLAAQEPFRLRGEQIDGSFQLGSETYLVEAKWHGQPMGVAELHTFHGKIEQKAAWTRGLFVSNSGFTEEGLSAFGRGKRVICMDGLDLYEMLDRELPLTQVLERKVRRAAETGSPFMRVRDLFPQ